One Citrobacter amalonaticus genomic window carries:
- the waaA gene encoding lipid IV(A) 3-deoxy-D-manno-octulosonic acid transferase, with translation MLELLYTALLYLIQPLIWIRLWVRGRKAPAYRKRWGERYGFYRRPLKPGGIMLHSVSVGETLAAIPLVRALRHRYPDLPITVTTMTPTGSERVQSAFGSDVQHVYLPYDLPDALGRFLNKVDPKLVLIMETELWPNLIAALHKRHIPLVIANARLSARSADGYAKLGKFIRRILRRITLIAAQNEEDGQRFVTLGAKNNQVTVTGSLKFDISVTPQLAAKAVTLRRQWAPHRPVWIATSTHDGEESIIIAAHQALLHQFPNLLLILVPRHPERFPDAINLVREAGLSYTTRSSGEVPSASTQVVVGDTMGELMLLYGIADLAFVGGSLVERGGHNPLEAAAHAIPVLMGPHTFNFKDICARLEQASGLITVTDATSLAKEVSSLLTDADYRNFYGRHAVEVLYQNQGALQRLLQLLEPYLPPKTH, from the coding sequence ATGCTCGAATTGCTTTACACCGCCCTTCTCTACCTTATTCAGCCCTTGATCTGGATACGGCTTTGGGTGCGCGGACGTAAGGCCCCGGCCTACCGTAAACGCTGGGGTGAACGCTACGGTTTTTACCGCCGCCCCCTGAAACCGGGCGGTATTATGCTTCATTCCGTCTCTGTCGGAGAAACACTGGCAGCCATTCCTTTGGTTCGCGCCCTGCGACATCGCTACCCCGATCTGCCGATCACCGTCACCACGATGACGCCAACCGGCTCCGAGCGTGTCCAGTCTGCCTTCGGCAGCGATGTTCAGCACGTCTACCTGCCTTACGATTTACCCGATGCGCTGGGTCGCTTCCTGAACAAGGTTGATCCCAAGCTGGTGCTGATTATGGAAACGGAGTTGTGGCCGAACCTGATTGCCGCGCTGCATAAACGCCATATTCCACTGGTCATCGCCAATGCGCGTCTTTCCGCCCGCTCCGCTGACGGTTACGCGAAGCTGGGGAAATTTATCCGCCGAATCCTCCGTCGTATTACGCTAATTGCCGCGCAAAATGAAGAGGATGGTCAGCGCTTTGTGACGCTGGGCGCGAAGAACAATCAAGTGACCGTCACCGGCAGTCTGAAGTTCGATATTTCCGTAACGCCACAGCTGGCCGCAAAGGCCGTTACGCTGCGTCGCCAGTGGGCGCCGCATCGCCCGGTGTGGATCGCAACCAGTACTCATGATGGTGAAGAGAGTATTATCATCGCTGCCCATCAGGCATTGTTGCACCAGTTCCCCAACCTGCTGTTGATTCTGGTCCCGCGTCATCCGGAACGCTTCCCGGATGCGATTAACCTCGTGCGTGAAGCCGGACTAAGCTATACAACACGTTCCTCCGGCGAAGTTCCCTCGGCCAGTACCCAGGTGGTTGTGGGAGATACGATGGGTGAACTGATGCTGCTTTACGGCATTGCGGATCTGGCGTTCGTCGGAGGATCACTGGTTGAACGTGGCGGACATAACCCGCTGGAAGCTGCGGCACACGCGATTCCTGTGCTGATGGGACCTCACACCTTCAACTTCAAAGATATCTGCGCCCGTCTGGAGCAAGCCAGCGGTTTGATTACGGTCACGGATGCCACAAGCCTCGCCAAAGAGGTTTCCTCTTTACTGACCGATGCCGATTATCGTAATTTCTATGGTCGTCACGCAGTTGAAGTTCTCTATCAAAACCAGGGTGCGTTACAGCGCCTGCTACAGCTGCTGGAACCTTATCTGCCACCGAAAACGCATTGA
- the rfaQ gene encoding lipopolysaccharide core heptosyltransferase RfaQ: protein MEKPFRKILVIKMRFHGDMLLTTPVISTLKQNYPDAKIDMLLYQDTMPILSENPEINALYGISNKGTGAAEKIKNTLSLIKTLRNNQYDLVINLTDQWIVALIVRFLHARVKISQDFANRQSAFWKQSFTHLVPYSGEHVVERTLSALKPLGLEHIVTETTMSYRPEHWENMRRQLRQLGVTHQYVVIQPTARQLFKCWDNDKFSRVIDALERRGYQVVLTSGPSADDLACVEEIALGCETKPVTGLAGKTRFPELGALIDHAALFIGVDSAPGHIAAAVKTPVVCLFGATDHVFWRPWTDNIIQFWAGDYQPMPKRSELDRNKKYMSVIPAEDVIAATEKLLPQNAQIIEMDAPV, encoded by the coding sequence GTGGAAAAGCCTTTTCGAAAAATTCTGGTCATCAAGATGCGTTTCCACGGGGATATGCTATTAACCACTCCCGTTATCAGTACGCTGAAGCAGAACTATCCTGACGCCAAAATCGATATGCTTCTTTACCAGGATACGATGCCTATTTTGTCGGAAAACCCCGAGATTAATGCCCTCTATGGCATCAGTAATAAGGGGACGGGAGCGGCAGAAAAAATTAAAAATACGCTTTCGCTGATTAAGACCTTACGCAACAACCAATATGATCTGGTCATCAACCTGACCGATCAGTGGATTGTGGCGCTGATTGTTCGTTTTTTGCACGCAAGAGTAAAAATATCCCAGGATTTCGCCAACCGGCAGTCTGCATTCTGGAAACAGAGTTTTACCCATCTCGTTCCCTATTCCGGCGAACACGTTGTCGAACGTACGCTGTCAGCACTCAAACCGCTGGGGCTGGAGCATATTGTTACTGAAACGACCATGAGCTATCGACCTGAACACTGGGAAAATATGCGTCGACAGTTGCGCCAGCTCGGCGTGACGCATCAGTATGTGGTGATTCAACCCACGGCAAGGCAGTTATTTAAGTGCTGGGATAATGACAAATTTTCCCGCGTCATTGATGCTCTTGAGCGTCGTGGCTATCAGGTGGTGCTGACGTCCGGCCCTTCTGCTGACGATTTAGCTTGTGTGGAAGAGATTGCGCTGGGGTGCGAAACCAAACCGGTAACCGGGCTGGCAGGCAAAACCCGATTCCCGGAATTAGGCGCGCTGATTGATCATGCCGCCCTTTTTATTGGCGTTGATTCAGCCCCTGGGCATATCGCCGCGGCGGTCAAAACGCCGGTGGTATGTCTGTTTGGCGCGACAGACCACGTCTTCTGGCGCCCCTGGACTGACAATATTATTCAGTTCTGGGCAGGTGACTATCAGCCCATGCCTAAACGATCTGAACTGGACCGTAACAAAAAATATATGTCCGTTATTCCCGCTGAGGATGTGATTGCGGCAACGGAAAAACTGTTGCCGCAGAATGCGCAAATTATCGAAATGGATGCGCCAGTATGA